One genomic window of Halobellus limi includes the following:
- a CDS encoding metal-sulfur cluster assembly factor: protein MSVESEASTDVESAVVPDTIDRVDADGSVPAARVFERLRDVVDPCSAATGSNLDVVAMGLVKSVDVDGGHVDVEMRLTSPMCHMVPYFYEEVEGKVGGLDGVESVELDTDAGFEWSEELMSEGARRKRQAVLDEQAARYEAERSAERTGASSDA, encoded by the coding sequence ATGAGCGTCGAATCCGAAGCGTCCACCGACGTCGAGTCCGCGGTCGTCCCCGACACCATCGACCGGGTCGACGCCGACGGGAGCGTCCCCGCCGCCCGCGTCTTCGAACGCCTCCGCGACGTCGTCGACCCCTGCAGCGCCGCTACCGGTTCGAATCTCGACGTCGTCGCGATGGGACTGGTGAAGTCGGTCGACGTCGACGGCGGCCACGTCGACGTCGAGATGCGGCTCACCTCGCCGATGTGCCACATGGTCCCGTACTTCTACGAGGAGGTCGAGGGGAAGGTCGGCGGCCTCGACGGCGTCGAGTCGGTCGAACTCGACACCGACGCCGGATTCGAGTGGAGCGAGGAGCTGATGTCCGAGGGCGCGAGGAGGAAGCGACAGGCGGTCCTCGACGAGCAGGCCGCGCGGTACGAGGCCGAGCGGTCGGCCGAGCGCACGGGCGCGTCCTCGGACGCCTAG
- a CDS encoding amidohydrolase family protein, with protein sequence MDELDDVFVADAVVHAYNQAESNFRVPRYAQQVAEIGVGLESKMPEGYRRTRESFLSDWPIEETENALFRESRTDFAVIHPQSITVFHDGLTAESKAEQFVERNPTRAAALASVDAVGMDDPQAELTRQVEAFDPHGVKVYPSYWEQDGTHHGFKMDDPEVAFPLWEHAADLGLDVVAVHKALPFGAVPMDSYKVGDVEEAAASFPDLTFEIVHGGLSFAEETGWQIARHPNVYVNLELTLAELVTSPESFAETLEDLLYGGGELALEKILWGTGAPHFHPGLLLERFWEYDFPEMKSFSGTFEITKEDKRKILGENWAEAHGFDVDEIQSDIEDDQYSDVELTDEWESTGFEVAQ encoded by the coding sequence ATGGACGAACTGGACGACGTGTTCGTCGCGGACGCGGTCGTACACGCCTACAACCAGGCCGAATCGAACTTCCGGGTGCCGCGGTACGCACAGCAGGTCGCCGAGATCGGCGTCGGACTGGAGAGCAAGATGCCCGAGGGCTACCGGCGGACCCGCGAGTCGTTCCTCAGCGACTGGCCGATCGAGGAGACCGAGAACGCGCTCTTCCGGGAGAGCCGGACCGACTTCGCCGTCATCCACCCCCAGTCCATCACGGTGTTCCACGACGGGCTCACCGCCGAGTCGAAGGCCGAGCAGTTCGTCGAGCGCAACCCGACGCGGGCGGCGGCGCTCGCCAGCGTCGACGCCGTCGGGATGGACGACCCGCAGGCCGAACTGACCCGACAGGTCGAGGCGTTCGACCCCCACGGCGTGAAGGTGTACCCATCGTACTGGGAACAGGACGGCACCCACCACGGCTTCAAGATGGACGACCCGGAGGTCGCGTTCCCGCTGTGGGAACACGCCGCCGACCTCGGCCTCGACGTCGTCGCCGTGCACAAGGCGCTCCCGTTCGGCGCGGTCCCGATGGATTCGTACAAGGTCGGCGACGTCGAGGAGGCGGCGGCGTCGTTCCCGGATCTCACCTTCGAGATCGTCCACGGCGGGCTCTCCTTCGCCGAGGAGACCGGCTGGCAGATCGCTCGACACCCGAACGTCTACGTCAACCTCGAACTCACGCTGGCGGAACTCGTCACGTCGCCGGAGTCGTTCGCGGAGACGCTCGAAGACCTCCTCTACGGCGGGGGCGAACTGGCGCTGGAGAAGATCCTCTGGGGCACCGGCGCGCCGCACTTCCACCCCGGCCTCCTGCTCGAACGCTTCTGGGAGTACGACTTCCCGGAGATGAAGAGCTTTTCAGGAACGTTCGAGATCACGAAGGAGGACAAGAGGAAGATCCTCGGCGAGAACTGGGCGGAGGCGCACGGCTTCGACGTCGACGAGATCCAGTCAGACATCGAGGACGATCAGTACAGCGACGTCGAACTGACCGACGAGTGGGAGTCGACGGGCTTCGAGGTGGCCCAATGA